One Spirochaetales bacterium DNA segment encodes these proteins:
- a CDS encoding DUF1573 domain-containing protein, with translation MKHNKMISVCFTAITSAVAFFLFTGCSGNTIEGPAIRFEKPAHNFGEVDEGTDVTVTFKFTNPGSESLVINGIYPSCGCMVTGDYDREVGPGKRGTIPVVFDTSGLQGQTVKTIKIATNADEGEPQVITIEGYIRVAVEVHPKTLALGEIDDTTKILKGEVILINKTNDPMQIREVTSPERTTIGSVTIEPDKQYSIQITVGPPFDKGYIQQKAVIKTNLKQKPEIVIDYSYFYPPLIDVKPEAFYVFPSDFEMAEISRTFYIYSRWEKPLEIKDVVINKKPVNYLIDEIEPGRVYKITFSFNPGSEYSYTDPPNITFRIPNAPERTDYSIPIKDGNTASP, from the coding sequence ATGAAACATAACAAAATGATATCCGTCTGTTTTACGGCAATTACCAGTGCCGTGGCATTCTTTTTATTCACCGGATGTTCCGGGAATACGATCGAGGGACCGGCAATCAGGTTCGAAAAGCCGGCACATAATTTCGGAGAGGTCGATGAGGGAACGGATGTCACCGTTACATTCAAATTCACAAATCCGGGAAGCGAATCCCTTGTCATCAATGGTATTTATCCTTCGTGCGGATGTATGGTAACCGGTGATTATGACAGGGAGGTCGGTCCGGGGAAAAGGGGGACGATCCCTGTGGTTTTCGATACATCGGGGCTGCAGGGGCAGACGGTAAAGACGATAAAAATAGCAACAAATGCCGATGAAGGCGAACCGCAGGTCATCACGATTGAAGGATATATCCGGGTCGCGGTGGAAGTCCACCCGAAAACACTCGCACTTGGTGAAATCGACGATACTACGAAAATACTGAAAGGGGAGGTCATCCTCATCAATAAAACGAATGACCCGATGCAGATTCGGGAAGTGACATCGCCGGAACGAACAACGATAGGATCCGTCACCATTGAACCGGATAAACAGTATTCGATTCAGATAACCGTCGGCCCGCCTTTTGATAAAGGATACATACAGCAAAAGGCGGTCATAAAGACAAATCTCAAGCAGAAACCTGAGATTGTCATCGATTATTCATATTTTTATCCGCCCCTGATCGATGTCAAACCCGAAGCCTTTTACGTGTTCCCTTCCGATTTCGAAATGGCGGAAATATCGAGAACGTTCTACATATACAGCCGGTGGGAAAAACCCCTCGAAATAAAGGATGTCGTCATCAACAAAAAACCGGTCAATTATCTTATCGATGAAATAGAACCCGGGCGTGTGTATAAGATCACATTTTCTTTTAATCCGGGTTCGGAATATTCATACACCGATCCTCCGAACATCACGTTCCGTATTCCCAATGCCCCCGAACGTACCGATTATTCGATACCGATCAAAGACGGAAACACAGCGTCACCTTAA
- the hypD gene encoding hydrogenase formation protein HypD: MIRYIDEFRQAKAARYIARSIADRMAGINNEVPIRLMEVCGGHTNAIFKFGIRNLLPESIALLSGPGCPVCVTPNRFIDTAIELGRRPDFIITTFGDMIRVPGSRSSLLEERASGSDIRICLSPTEALSIAEDNPGKNTVFLGIGFETTAPSVAVSIIEARERGIAGFSVLSALKTMPEALYALLSSDDLNIDGLICPGHVSSITGTAIYRPIAETFGIPCVVSGFEPPDILSTIDMIVAQIAEGRHDVENQYTRAVRPEGNKRAQDVMRAVFTPCDSRWRGIGTIPGSGLAVSEEYREFDAEFLFSLELPEEREVPGCICGHIMRGAKTPLECPLFSTACTPQDPKGACMVSAEGTCSAYYRYGNR; the protein is encoded by the coding sequence ATGATACGTTACATCGACGAGTTCAGGCAGGCTAAAGCCGCCCGATATATCGCGCGCTCAATTGCAGACAGAATGGCCGGGATCAACAACGAGGTCCCGATCCGGCTCATGGAAGTATGCGGCGGTCATACGAACGCGATCTTCAAATTCGGCATCCGAAACCTTCTGCCTGAATCGATCGCACTGTTGAGCGGTCCCGGTTGTCCCGTATGTGTGACCCCGAACCGGTTTATCGATACGGCGATCGAGCTTGGCCGGCGTCCCGACTTCATCATCACCACATTCGGTGATATGATCAGGGTTCCCGGTTCCAGATCCAGCCTTCTTGAGGAACGGGCGTCGGGAAGTGATATTCGTATTTGTCTTTCGCCAACCGAGGCGCTTTCAATCGCTGAAGACAATCCGGGGAAAAACACCGTCTTCCTGGGAATCGGTTTTGAAACGACCGCCCCCTCTGTTGCCGTCTCGATAATCGAAGCACGGGAACGGGGTATCGCCGGATTTTCCGTCCTCTCCGCATTAAAAACAATGCCGGAAGCACTCTACGCCCTCCTCTCATCGGATGATCTCAATATAGACGGGCTTATCTGTCCCGGCCACGTCTCTTCAATCACCGGCACGGCGATCTATCGTCCGATCGCGGAAACGTTCGGCATCCCCTGTGTTGTTTCAGGATTTGAGCCGCCCGACATTCTTTCCACGATCGATATGATCGTTGCCCAGATCGCAGAAGGCCGTCATGACGTTGAAAACCAGTATACCCGTGCCGTCAGACCTGAAGGCAATAAAAGGGCACAGGATGTTATGCGCGCGGTATTTACGCCCTGCGATTCCCGATGGCGCGGCATTGGTACGATCCCGGGAAGCGGTCTTGCCGTCTCGGAGGAGTACAGGGAATTCGATGCCGAGTTTCTTTTCTCTCTCGAACTCCCCGAAGAGCGTGAAGTGCCCGGCTGTATCTGCGGCCATATAATGCGAGGCGCCAAAACGCCCCTCGAATGTCCTCTTTTTTCAACAGCCTGTACTCCGCAGGACCCGAAAGGGGCTTGTATGGTAAGCGCCGAAGGAACCTGTTCGGCATATTATCGATACGGGAATCGTTGA